In the genome of Paenibacillus pabuli, the window CAGCTCTTCATCAGTCCACGCATAACGCACACTAGCCATTTTGCCTGATTTGCGTGTAAGTTTGTATAATGGCGGCTGAGCGATATATATTTTGCCTGCATCAATGAGTGGTTTCATATAGCGGTAGAAGAAAGTCAGCAACAATACCTGTATATGTGCACCATCTGTGTCGGCATCCGTCATAATTATGATTTTGGAATAATTGCTGTCTTCAACTGCAAATTCGGTTCCAATGCCTGCTCCGATCGCGGATGTAATGGCACGGTATTCTTCATTTTTGAGGATATCGGCCAATTTTGCTTTTTCCGGATTGAGCGGCTTACCCTTAAGCGGGAGTATCGCCTGGATCTTGGAGTCACGTCCCTGTTTGGCTGAACCACCTGCGGAATCCCCTTCGACAATAAACAGTTCATTCCGGGTAAAATCCTTGGATTGTGCCGGAGTCAGTTTGCCGTTCAGGTTGGAACTCTCACTGCGTTTTTTGCCGGTCCGCATCTCATCCCGAGCTTTCCGTGCAGCTTCTCTGGCTCTGGAGGCCTGAACTGCTTTGCGAATCAAGGTTTGCGCTACCTGCGGGTTTTCTTCCAAAAACCGTTGGATGTTCTCGGACACGACAGAATCCACTGCACTACGCGCGGAAGCGCTACCGAGTTGATCCTTCGTTTGTCCAACGAATTCAACCTCCGACATTTTGACACTGATGACCGCCATCATGCCTTCACGCAAATCATTACCTTCGAGGTTTTTATCTTTTTCCTTAATCATGCTGGTGCGTCTCGCATACTCGTTCATCACCCGAGTGTAAGCCGTTTTGAATCCGGTCTCATGCGTGCCGCCGCCCCTAGTGGGAATCGAGTTCACGAACGATGCCAGCGTTTCCGTATAACCGGCGTTATACTGAATCGCCACTTCGACCTCAATATCATCCTTCTCCGCATAGAAGTGGATGACATCATGCAGCACATCTTTATTTTCGTTAAGAAAAGCAACAAACTGACTTGCTCCGCCCTCATACATGTACTCATCCTGATTGCCTGAACGTTCGTCCTTGAGCACAATTCTCAGACCCGAATTCAGAAAAGCAATCTCCTGAAGACGCTCTGCCAGTGTATCATAATTCAATTGAATGCCGTTCTGGAAAACGCGAATATCCGGTTTAAACGTAACTTTGGTCCCCGTCCGATTGGTATTGCCCAATACTTCGAGACCAGATACCGGTTCTCCGACATGCTCAATGCCTTTTTTGTCCTGCCAATACTCGAATCGTTGACGATGTATCTTGCCATCACGGAAAATCTCGACTTCAAGCCATTCGGATAATGCGTTCGTAACTGACGCACCTACACCGTGCAAACCGCCGGATTTTTTATAACCTGATCCACCGAACTTTCCGCCTGCGTGCAAAATCGTAAACACGACCTGGGGAGTAGGAATCCCTGTTTTATGTATACCTGTCGGAATTCCCCTTCCGTTATCCTGAACCGTAACAGAACCGTCCTTATGCAGCGTGATATCGATTTTGGAGCAGAATTTGGCGAGATGTTCGTCGACAGCGTTGTCCACGATTTCCCATACCAAATGATGTAGACCCGAAGTACTGGTGCTGCCGATGTACATCCCCGGCCGTTTCCGTACCGCAACCAGTCCTTCAAGTACTTGAATGTCGTCCGCGTCGTAGCCTGAAGACCCTTGTCCTCCGCCTGTCGAACCTGCCGACATATCGATTTGCTCGACCATTCATGCTCCCCCTTCTTAACTTGCAACTAAAAAAATGCCTGAAATGCAAACAGATGTTTTCTTATCCTTGTCCATTTTAATTCAAGATATCCCGTTTCGTAAAGACAATGAATGACACAAAGAGTGAAGCAATGCCCCAAACACTAAGCACAATAAGGGAAAAACCCAAATTCATTCCTTCGATTGGAGGTAATCCGCCCGACAAATAATCCGGAAGTTCGAGGTTAACCATGAATAAATACTTGGCTGATTGCCAAGATGCGGCCATACTGGTGAGAATGGTTCCTGCGATGAGTGATGCCATCATGATAACAATACTTGCAGCTGTACTTCGCACTAAAACAGAGACCATGAAGGCGAGCATCGCCACAATTATACTGACAAACCAGATCAGTCCTGCCTGCATCAGCATATATAGCCACTGGTCCACAGCATGTACTGCTGACATATCGACATCCGTACCCACAACCTTGAATCCGGTAAAGATCGGCATGCCGAAACCTTTATATCCGAACACCGCTCCCGAGATGACATAACAGATAATGTACGCCGACACCACAATAATCGAGACGAACATAATTAACGTGATAAGTTTACTCAGCAGCACTTTCCAACGTTTGACGGGACGGGTCAGAAGCATTTTAATCGTACCTGTGGTGCGCTCACCGGATACCAGATCCGAAGCAATTGCCATAATGAGCAGTGGGATAAACAGTCCAACGGCGTTATTCATGAATTCCCGCGTAAAAGTTACACCGCCAGGCTCCTTCGGATTGATGTCATTCTCCAGATAGTATTGCATTTGCTGGATGTACACAGTCCTGTACTTTTTGTATTCTTCAGGTACCCGGTCACTGCCAAGAGAATTTTGATTATCCGTGATGGCCTGTTGCAGTTCAAGACGCCAGTCGCCGCCAAACTTGTCACGATTATTTTCCGCAGATTTCATCTGGGCATACGTAAACATCGGAACCAGAACCGCGAGGACGATAAAAATAATATAAAGACGTTTTTTCTTTACCATCTTGATCGTTTCGTTTCGAATCAGCGGCATAATGTTACTCAATGGATTCACCTTCTGTCATTTTTAAGAATAGCTGTTCCAGCGTAGGCTGAATCCGCTGCACGCCTTCAACCTGAATGCCTGCTTGCACCATTTGCTGCACCAGAGCCGGAATCCGATCTTCGTGCATTTCAGCAACAACAGCATTTGGACCAAGTCCTGCAACAATGGTATCATCCATAACATCAGCAGGCCGATCCACGAGGGAAACACCTGCATTCAGCAGCATTTGTTTACCTTCTTCCAGTGGAGTAACATGCCATATCGCCAATTTGGAATGGTCTTCAATCAGTTCATTCACGCCGCCAACTGCCAGCACACGCCCTGCACTGATAATTGCCACTCTGTCACAGAGAAGCTGAATCTCGCTAAGCAAATGACTGCTAACAAACACAGCCATGCCTTCGCTTGCAAGCTGCTTAATAAAGACGCGAAGTTCCTTAATCCCTTTGGGATCAAGTCCGTTCGTTGGCTCATCCAGAATCAACAGTCGCGGACGTCCAAGCAATGCCTGTGCAATGCCAAGCCGTTGACGCATCCCCAGGGAGTAAGTTCTTACTTTATCATGAATCCGCTGATCGAGGCGTACAATATCCACAACTTCCTGAATACGGTCATTATCCACCCCGGGCTGCATGCGGGCAAAATGCTCAAGATTCTCCCATCCGGTCAAATAGGTGTACACTTCAGGGTTTTCAACTATGGAACCGACGTATTTCAGAGCTCGTTCAGGATCACGATTGACATCATAACCACAGACTTGGATTTTACCTTCTGTTGGTTTAATCAGATCGACTAACATCCGAATGGTTGTTGTTTTTCCGGCACCATTGGGTCCCAGAAAACCAAAAATTTCGCCCGGTTTGACGTCAAACGTAACATCCTTAATGATCCACTTGCGTCCAATCTTTTTCTTCAGATGTTGCACGGACAATACGGAATCCAACTGTTCTTGAGTCAAATCTTGTACCATCTATTTCCCGCTCCCTTCTGCTGGAGTCTCTGCCTGATATTCCTGTGCAATCCGAACCGCAATTTGCTCGTAGCCTTCTCCATTGGGATGAAAATGATCTGACGACAGATATTGTCCGAGATGATTTTCAAACAGATCAAAGGTTGGCACAAGTGTCATCTTGTCCTCGTTGTTCAGAACCTTCATTGCAGCATCGTTCCATGCAGCTACAACCGCATTTCCCGGCTCTTTGAGTTCCTTCACATCTCCAAACGGATTGTAAAGCCCTATGTAGGCAATCTGTGCGTCAGGGTTAATTTCTTTTACTTTCTTCAAAATCTCCTGCAAACGCTTCGACGTCTCCGGCAATGCCGCAGTTAATGACTCTGCTGTTGGCGCATCCTCTCCCTGAAGAACTTGCCCACTCTGGAATAGATCATTGGCTCCGATCGACAACAGAATAAAGTTGGATTGCTGTAAAACATAACGTACACCCTGTTCATCCAGCTTGCTCAACAATGCATCTGTTCTCAAACCATTCACACCCATATTGTTCAGCACCTGCACATCATATCCCTGATTTTTGAGCAAGTTACCAGCCCGTCTTACAAAGCCAAGACCTTCATCGTCTCCCGTACCTCTTGCCAGGGAATCACCGATCACAGCCATTCGAATTTTGCCATCCTTCACGGCAGGCTTTGATTGCTCATTATCCTTCGCAGGTGTCGTTGTCTGTTGTCCTGTACCTAATTGGGCATCTCCTTCAGGAAAAATGACATCTTTAATGGCGTATCCAAATCCAAATAACAGCAGCAATGTTGTCAAGATGGATACTGTGCTAATGGTTCTCCAGATCCATGGCGCTGAATCAAGATTTCTTTTTTTCATTCATCACATCTCCGCTCATGTACACCTGGTCGGGTACCTAAAATTTAAAATGATTTCATATTAAGATGACGCTTTTTCTAAATAACATAAATGTTCTGTCGTTAATTTGCAAATTTTGCCGACATATAAGTGGAATTCATTATCCAATAATCTTTTACAAAAAAAAGTTATGCCACGCACAGCTTTGAGCTGTGATGACATAACCTTTTGAACTAAAAGTCAGATTATTCTTCAATACAATTCATTAATTGCCGATAAATTCTTGAGCCCAGTAACCGTTGTAGTATCCAACACCGATTTTCGTAAAGTTTTTGCTCAGGATATTTGCACGATGGCCTTCGCTATTCATCCAGGCTGTTACAACCTCTTGAGGTGTTTTTTGCCCTTTTGCGATATTCTCACCAGCATAGCTGTAAGTCACTCCGAATTGTTTCATCATGTCAAACGGAGAACCATAGGTCGGTGATTGGTGATCAAAATAATTGTTGTTGCTCATATCCTTAACTTTGGCTACAGCCACTTTGTCCAAAAGAGCATCGGAAGCCAATGCGCCCAAGCCTGCTTTCGCACGTTCAGCGTTCACAAGTTTTACGACTTGAGCTGCAAAATCCGATTGTGTGCTCTCGCTGCCAGTGTTGCCTGTATTTCCTGTAGTCGTCCCAGTTCCACTATTCGAAGGATCTTTGGCAGGTGTAGTTGCCGGTTTATCTTCTTGAGCTGGTTTTGCAGGTGTTACCGGTTTAGCAGGTGTTGTCGGTTGAGCAGGTTTAGTAGTTTGATCAGGCTGTGTTGCAGGCTTCTCTACTGTTGTTTGCCCTTCGCCATTGGATACAGTGTAACCATTATCTTTCAGCCATTGTTCAATATACGCTCTTATGCTTTCCGCATTCGTAATTTTATACGTTGCAGTTTTAGTAGTTGTTTTATATGATGCATCTGCAGCAGAAGCGGAAGCAGGGAGCATAACCCCTACGGCAAGTACGGCTGTCAGACTGCTGGTTACGACGGTTTTCATCCATTTCTTCTTCAAATTCATTCATCTCCTTAGAAATTAGTTATGACAACTTTGTAATTAATACTCTAGGAGTATATCAATTCAATAGTAGATTGTGAACCCATAAATTATGGAAAAGTTACTTTTTTGTCATTTTTAGATCCTGTTTCAAATGGGTGTGGACGGTTTATACTACATTGCACCATATCCTGCAAGCTGATCTTAAAACGCTGGCATATCAACCAAAATCGCAACCATCAACCTTAAATTGCGGCATAAAAAAAGGGCATCCGGACAAAAAATGCTTACCGAATGCCACTTATCTTTTATTCATCATTCGCCACACTAAAAACGTGAAGATTGCGATAAAATAAAACTCTTTTTCTATAGAAGGACTTTACTGAAACGATAGCCTTTCTTCTGGAAACCAATATGCTCGTAGAAAGAATAGGTTGTTGAAGTCACTTCACGGTTCGCTCCAGTGACAAACAATTGTTTACCACCTTGCTGTCTGCCCCAATCCTCGGCATGAGCCATCAGACGACGGCCAATTCCGCCCCCACGATGTTCTTGCCCTACAATCAAGGACGTAATTTGTGCAGCAGGTTCCGGATAGGCATGACTTTGCACACATTGCAAGCCAATCACACCAATAATTTGTTCATCCACTTCGGCAACAAGCATGCATGCGTTTGGATTGCTTTCCAAACATTCAATGCGCTCTTTCATGACATTGGCTGTTGTGGGATAGCTGACCTCTCGCATCAGTCCCGTTACCGCTTCAGCATCTCGCAGTTCACACTCTCGGATCATCAGTACAGGGGCCTCAACATTATTGGACATGATTTACCTCCACTTTCAGCATATTAGCGGCTTGTACCGCTGTTTTACGAGCTTCTTCCACATCTTGGCCAGCACTTAATGCTACAGCCATTCGGCGTCCCACTTTGGTCTCAGGTTTGCCAAATACACGAACCTGAGTACGAGGAAGCGCCAGTGCTTCTTCAATCCCGCCTACAGTAAAGTCAGATGTTTCATCATTAGCCTTCAGCGTTGCTGAAGCTCCCGGTGTCAGTAGATGTACACCCGTAACCGGAAAACCAAGAATTGCACGCACATGCAGTGCAAACTCGGAACTATCTTGCGTTACCATAGTAACCATGCCTGTATCATGCGGACGAGGCGATACCTCGCTAAACACGACTCCATCTGATGTCAGGAATAATTCAACCCCGAACAGTCCATAACCACCGAGTTCATCGGTAACAGACTTGGCAATATGACAAGCTTGCTCCCATTGCTCCGGTGTCATCGCATGAGGCTGCCACGATTCGACATAATCCCCATCTTTCTGAATGTGACCGATCGGCGGACAAAATACAGTTCCTGAGACAGATCTAACCGTGAGCAGCGTAATTTCGCTGTCAAACTTCACAAAGCTTTCCACAATGACACGTACGGATTTGCCACGCGCTCCGGAAAGAGCAATGTTCCAGCAATCCTCTACGTCATCCGATGTACGGCATACACTCTGCCCTTTACCGGAAGAACTCATTAGTGGTTTGATAACGCATGGTGTACCCAATTCACGAACAGCTTCCTGAAGTTGTTCCAGGTTGTCCGCAAAAAGATAGGCCGCTGTCGGAAGGTTCAATTGTTCGGCTGCCAGACGGCGGATGCCTTCGCGATCCATCGTTAAACGGGCAGCACGGGCCGTAGGAACGACACAAAACCCTTCTTCCTCAAGCTCGAGTAAAGCTTCTGTTGCGATTGCTTCAATCTCAGGTACGATGTAATGAGGTTGTTCCTTTCGGATCAATTGTTTCAGAGCTTCGGCATTTAACATGTCGATGCAGTAAGACCGATGCGCAACCTGCATGGCAGGTGCGTTTTCGTAACGATCAACAGCGATCGTTTCTACTCCCAGTCGCTGGGCCTCAATAACGACCTCTTTTCCCAATTCTCCGCTGCCCAATAGCAGCATTTTTTTGGCTTGAGCCGAAAATGGAGCACCCCACATGTTCTTTCCAATCCTCCCAAAGAGAAATCTTCTATATCTATCTCTCTATTTTCGGGGTTTTGGTTAAAGAATGCAAGAGTGCTCCCTATTTTTCTTGTGAATTTTACAAGATTTTTTGTGTTTTTTCGATCAATTTTTACAAAAATCTGTATTGAGCTTCTATTAATCCATTATAAACTCCTTGTTTCTGGATAAGTTGCTCATGGTTTCCTTCTTCCTTGATTTCACCATGATCCAGCACGATAATGTTATCCGCATTTCGGATCGTGGAGAGACGGTGGGCCACCATAAAGGAAGTTCTTCCTTTTAACAGCACTTTCAAAGCCTCCTGAATTTTGAGCTCGGTTTCGGTGTCGATACTGGCAGTTGCTTCATCCAAAATCAAGATTCGTGGATCGGCCAACAAGGCACGGGCAAAGGATAACAGTTGACGTTGTCCCATGGATAATACATTCCCGCGTTCTTCGACTTCGGTATCGTATCCACCCGGCAGCTTCATAATAAATTCATGGGCGTTAACAGCCTTCGCAGCTTCTTCCACTTCTTCGTCGGTTGCATCAAGCCGTCCAAAACGAATATTATCTCTGATCGTGCCAGAGAAGATAAACGTATCCTGCAACACAATACTGATCTGGCTGCGCAGACTTTCAACCGTTACATCTCTTACATCATGACCATCAATGGTGAGACGTCCTCCAGAAATGTCATAGAAACGGCTGATGAGATTGATAATAGTACTTTTACCTGAACCTGTATGTCCTACAAGTGCAATCGATTGTCCGGCAGCTGCAGCGAAACTGATTCCCTTCAGCGCCTGTCTGCCCTTCTCATATTCGAACACAACATTGTCGAATACAATATCTCCTTTAATTGAAGCAAGCGGCTTGGCCCCAGGTTTATCTGCAATACTTGGCTCCTCATCCATAAACTCGAAAATCCGTTCGGAGGAAGCCATAGCAACGAGCAACTGATTATACATCTGTCCCAGACGGTTAATCGGGTCCCAGAAGTTGCCGACATAGTTGGCAAAAGCTACGAGCAATCCAATTGTCAGCTGATCCTGTTGAATCAGATAAGCACCAAACCAGAACAGGATTAACGTTCCGAAACCGCCCGTAATTTCAATCAGAGGACCAAAGCCCTGGTTCATGGCCGATGCTCTATCCCAGGATTTTTTGCTCGACAGGTTCATGTTGTCAAAATACTTCATGTTTTCTTTTTCCTGCGTATAGGCCTGAGTCACACGAATTCCCTGAATGGATTCATTCAAATGGGAGTTGATGCGTGAATTCTTCATGCGTACATCCTGCCAGGCACGGCGGATCAACACACGCAGTTTGGTCGAAATAATAAACATGAGCGGAACTGTAATAATGACCGCAAGGCCCAGTTTCCAGTTGATCAGCAGCAAAATGACGATAATCCCGAGCAGCTGCACACAGTCAATCATGACATTGACCGCACCGTTGGTGAACAGATCCTGCAGGGAGTTGATATCATTGGTGACACGCACCAGCACCGAGCCTGCAGGTCTTTTGTCAAAGAAGTTAAAGGACAGCTTCTGAATATGTTTGAACAAATCGGAGCGAAGATCATAAATGACCCTTTGCCCGATAATGTTCGTCAATTTGATTCGATACGTATTAGCCGCCCATTGAATCAGGTACAATACAAGCACAGAACCAGCAATAATATAGAGCATCGTCAAGCTTGGCAAACCCGTTGCAGGTGCAATCGCTTTATCAATCGCCAAACTGATCAAAAATGGCACGGATAATTTCGTTATGGTACCCAGTATCATCATTAGGATAATGAGTGGCAAGAGTTGCCTTGCATAAGGTTTCATGTACGAGAACAAACGTCCAAACTCACGCCAGTTAAACGGTTTTTCAATTATTTCGTCGTCCTGATATACAAAACGTTCATTCATTTTCTTGTCAGAGGTCTCTTTGACCTCGCGCCTATCGGCTACCGTTTCGGCACTCATGAATTCACCTGCTCCCCAGCCTCCCGCTTACCGCGGGCAATATAATCTGCGTATTGAATCTCATATACGTCCCGGTAAGGCCCAGACTCTTCAATGAGATCTTTATGTGTGCCACGTTGAACGACACGTCCTTCATCCAATACCAGAATCTCATCTGCGTGACGCAGGGAAGAAATCCGATGCGCAATGATAAACGTCGTTCTCCCACGCATGACTTCCTGGAATCCGGATTGAATTTCATGTTCGGTTTCCATATCGACTGCACTGGTTGCATCATCCAGAACGAGAATTTTCGGGTTTTTCAGTAGAGCTCTGGCAATTGCAATCCGCTGTTTCTGTCCACCCGACAGGCCCATTCCCCTCTCACCTACAACCGTATCGTATCCTTCAGGGAATTCCATGATGAACTCATGGGCTTTGGCCAGTTTGGCTGCGCGGATAATTTCGTCCATGGTTACATTTTTGAGTCCATAAGAAATATTGTTACGAATGCTGGAAGAGAACAGGAATGTTTCTTGGAACACAGAAGCAATCTGACTCCGAAGGCTGCGAATTCCAATATCCTTAATATTTTTGCCATCCAGCTTGATGGAGCCCGAGTTCACGTTATATGCACGCATCAGGAGCTGGATAATCGTTGATTTACCTGAGCCTGTTCCTCCCAAAAAGCCGATAACGGAGCCTGGTGGCGCATCAAAGTTAATATCGGTTACGGCCGGCATTTTATTGCCGTAAGCAAAGGTAACGGACTCAAAGGTCACATGCCCTTTGACTTGATCAGCCTCCACAATGACTGGATCTTCTGTCTCTTGCACATCTACCGGCGTATTCAACAGTTCCAACACCCGTTCACCCGATGCTTTGGATTGCGTATAGTTGTTGATATGGAAACCAAGGTTCCACATTGGACCGATTATGTACCAGATCAAACTGAAAAAGGCAACGAGTTGACCAAGTGTTAGCGAGTTGTTAATAACCATGTTTCCACCAATCAGGAGCAGCAGAACTACGCTAACCGAAGCGAGAATCTCCATAATCGGAAAATAGTGACTCCATAGTGTTGCTGCATGAATCTGGTTCGTTTTGTAACGCTCGTTGCGGACGGAAAACTTCTCCACTTCGTGAGGCTCACGTGCAAATGACTTTACAGTACGCACACCTGTAATATTCTCCTGTACTGCTGTCGTCAGAGAGCTGAGTGCCAGCCGCATTTCCTGGAACGCAGGGTGAATTCGGGATTCGAATCTCAGCGCAACGAAGGCAAGCAGAGGAATACATATGAGCGTTAGCAAGGTAAGCTTCCAACTCATGGTCATCATCATGATTGCGCCGAATACGACCATCAGAACCATGTTGAGAATTTGAGCGAAGCCAAATCCGATAAAGTTACGGATCGCTTCGAGATCTCCCGTGAGGCGGGACATCAAATCTCCCGTTTTGGCCGTGTCATAATACCGGAAGGACAAAAATTGAAGCTTTTCGTAACAAGCGTTACGAAGTCGGTACGCCAGGAAATTTCCGAGGCGACCTCCAAAAAGACCGTGTAAAAATTGCATTCCCGCTTTCAGAATCACGACACCTAACACTGTCAAAGCCAGTTTGGGAACGTCTTCAAAATTACGCGGAGTAATGACGTCATCAATCAGTATCCTTAGCAGGTTCGGATACACCAGTCCAAGCGCGGTCGCTATGGCGAGGCATAAGATCGATAAAAATAAATACGCGCGTTTC includes:
- the parE gene encoding DNA topoisomerase IV subunit B — translated: MVEQIDMSAGSTGGGQGSSGYDADDIQVLEGLVAVRKRPGMYIGSTSTSGLHHLVWEIVDNAVDEHLAKFCSKIDITLHKDGSVTVQDNGRGIPTGIHKTGIPTPQVVFTILHAGGKFGGSGYKKSGGLHGVGASVTNALSEWLEVEIFRDGKIHRQRFEYWQDKKGIEHVGEPVSGLEVLGNTNRTGTKVTFKPDIRVFQNGIQLNYDTLAERLQEIAFLNSGLRIVLKDERSGNQDEYMYEGGASQFVAFLNENKDVLHDVIHFYAEKDDIEVEVAIQYNAGYTETLASFVNSIPTRGGGTHETGFKTAYTRVMNEYARRTSMIKEKDKNLEGNDLREGMMAVISVKMSEVEFVGQTKDQLGSASARSAVDSVVSENIQRFLEENPQVAQTLIRKAVQASRAREAARKARDEMRTGKKRSESSNLNGKLTPAQSKDFTRNELFIVEGDSAGGSAKQGRDSKIQAILPLKGKPLNPEKAKLADILKNEEYRAITSAIGAGIGTEFAVEDSNYSKIIIMTDADTDGAHIQVLLLTFFYRYMKPLIDAGKIYIAQPPLYKLTRKSGKMASVRYAWTDEELANYMKEFGNNVELQRYKGLGEMNPDQLWETTMNPETRALLKVEIVDAAKAERRVSTLMGDKVDPRKRWIVENVDFTEYEE
- a CDS encoding ABC transporter permease, whose product is MSNIMPLIRNETIKMVKKKRLYIIFIVLAVLVPMFTYAQMKSAENNRDKFGGDWRLELQQAITDNQNSLGSDRVPEEYKKYRTVYIQQMQYYLENDINPKEPGGVTFTREFMNNAVGLFIPLLIMAIASDLVSGERTTGTIKMLLTRPVKRWKVLLSKLITLIMFVSIIVVSAYIICYVISGAVFGYKGFGMPIFTGFKVVGTDVDMSAVHAVDQWLYMLMQAGLIWFVSIIVAMLAFMVSVLVRSTAASIVIMMASLIAGTILTSMAASWQSAKYLFMVNLELPDYLSGGLPPIEGMNLGFSLIVLSVWGIASLFVSFIVFTKRDILN
- a CDS encoding ABC transporter ATP-binding protein, with product MVQDLTQEQLDSVLSVQHLKKKIGRKWIIKDVTFDVKPGEIFGFLGPNGAGKTTTIRMLVDLIKPTEGKIQVCGYDVNRDPERALKYVGSIVENPEVYTYLTGWENLEHFARMQPGVDNDRIQEVVDIVRLDQRIHDKVRTYSLGMRQRLGIAQALLGRPRLLILDEPTNGLDPKGIKELRVFIKQLASEGMAVFVSSHLLSEIQLLCDRVAIISAGRVLAVGGVNELIEDHSKLAIWHVTPLEEGKQMLLNAGVSLVDRPADVMDDTIVAGLGPNAVVAEMHEDRIPALVQQMVQAGIQVEGVQRIQPTLEQLFLKMTEGESIE
- a CDS encoding GDSL-type esterase/lipase family protein codes for the protein MKKRNLDSAPWIWRTISTVSILTTLLLLFGFGYAIKDVIFPEGDAQLGTGQQTTTPAKDNEQSKPAVKDGKIRMAVIGDSLARGTGDDEGLGFVRRAGNLLKNQGYDVQVLNNMGVNGLRTDALLSKLDEQGVRYVLQQSNFILLSIGANDLFQSGQVLQGEDAPTAESLTAALPETSKRLQEILKKVKEINPDAQIAYIGLYNPFGDVKELKEPGNAVVAAWNDAAMKVLNNEDKMTLVPTFDLFENHLGQYLSSDHFHPNGEGYEQIAVRIAQEYQAETPAEGSGK
- a CDS encoding CAP domain-containing protein; this translates as MKKKWMKTVVTSSLTAVLAVGVMLPASASAADASYKTTTKTATYKITNAESIRAYIEQWLKDNGYTVSNGEGQTTVEKPATQPDQTTKPAQPTTPAKPVTPAKPAQEDKPATTPAKDPSNSGTGTTTGNTGNTGSESTQSDFAAQVVKLVNAERAKAGLGALASDALLDKVAVAKVKDMSNNNYFDHQSPTYGSPFDMMKQFGVTYSYAGENIAKGQKTPQEVVTAWMNSEGHRANILSKNFTKIGVGYYNGYWAQEFIGN
- a CDS encoding GNAT family N-acetyltransferase; the protein is MSNNVEAPVLMIRECELRDAEAVTGLMREVSYPTTANVMKERIECLESNPNACMLVAEVDEQIIGVIGLQCVQSHAYPEPAAQITSLIVGQEHRGGGIGRRLMAHAEDWGRQQGGKQLFVTGANREVTSTTYSFYEHIGFQKKGYRFSKVLL
- the purT gene encoding formate-dependent phosphoribosylglycinamide formyltransferase, producing the protein MWGAPFSAQAKKMLLLGSGELGKEVVIEAQRLGVETIAVDRYENAPAMQVAHRSYCIDMLNAEALKQLIRKEQPHYIVPEIEAIATEALLELEEEGFCVVPTARAARLTMDREGIRRLAAEQLNLPTAAYLFADNLEQLQEAVRELGTPCVIKPLMSSSGKGQSVCRTSDDVEDCWNIALSGARGKSVRVIVESFVKFDSEITLLTVRSVSGTVFCPPIGHIQKDGDYVESWQPHAMTPEQWEQACHIAKSVTDELGGYGLFGVELFLTSDGVVFSEVSPRPHDTGMVTMVTQDSSEFALHVRAILGFPVTGVHLLTPGASATLKANDETSDFTVGGIEEALALPRTQVRVFGKPETKVGRRMAVALSAGQDVEEARKTAVQAANMLKVEVNHVQ
- a CDS encoding ABC transporter ATP-binding protein, which gives rise to MSAETVADRREVKETSDKKMNERFVYQDDEIIEKPFNWREFGRLFSYMKPYARQLLPLIILMMILGTITKLSVPFLISLAIDKAIAPATGLPSLTMLYIIAGSVLVLYLIQWAANTYRIKLTNIIGQRVIYDLRSDLFKHIQKLSFNFFDKRPAGSVLVRVTNDINSLQDLFTNGAVNVMIDCVQLLGIIVILLLINWKLGLAVIITVPLMFIISTKLRVLIRRAWQDVRMKNSRINSHLNESIQGIRVTQAYTQEKENMKYFDNMNLSSKKSWDRASAMNQGFGPLIEITGGFGTLILFWFGAYLIQQDQLTIGLLVAFANYVGNFWDPINRLGQMYNQLLVAMASSERIFEFMDEEPSIADKPGAKPLASIKGDIVFDNVVFEYEKGRQALKGISFAAAAGQSIALVGHTGSGKSTIINLISRFYDISGGRLTIDGHDVRDVTVESLRSQISIVLQDTFIFSGTIRDNIRFGRLDATDEEVEEAAKAVNAHEFIMKLPGGYDTEVEERGNVLSMGQRQLLSFARALLADPRILILDEATASIDTETELKIQEALKVLLKGRTSFMVAHRLSTIRNADNIIVLDHGEIKEEGNHEQLIQKQGVYNGLIEAQYRFL
- a CDS encoding ABC transporter ATP-binding protein; amino-acid sequence: MDVLRQLQIFFWEKRAYLFLSILCLAIATALGLVYPNLLRILIDDVITPRNFEDVPKLALTVLGVVILKAGMQFLHGLFGGRLGNFLAYRLRNACYEKLQFLSFRYYDTAKTGDLMSRLTGDLEAIRNFIGFGFAQILNMVLMVVFGAIMMMTMSWKLTLLTLICIPLLAFVALRFESRIHPAFQEMRLALSSLTTAVQENITGVRTVKSFAREPHEVEKFSVRNERYKTNQIHAATLWSHYFPIMEILASVSVVLLLLIGGNMVINNSLTLGQLVAFFSLIWYIIGPMWNLGFHINNYTQSKASGERVLELLNTPVDVQETEDPVIVEADQVKGHVTFESVTFAYGNKMPAVTDINFDAPPGSVIGFLGGTGSGKSTIIQLLMRAYNVNSGSIKLDGKNIKDIGIRSLRSQIASVFQETFLFSSSIRNNISYGLKNVTMDEIIRAAKLAKAHEFIMEFPEGYDTVVGERGMGLSGGQKQRIAIARALLKNPKILVLDDATSAVDMETEHEIQSGFQEVMRGRTTFIIAHRISSLRHADEILVLDEGRVVQRGTHKDLIEESGPYRDVYEIQYADYIARGKREAGEQVNS